The Candidatus Krumholzibacteriota bacterium genomic interval TTCGCGCGTTTCTCGGAAAGAGTCTGGTTGAAGGCCTCGGGACCGGCCGCGTCGGTGTGCCCGCCGATCTCGACGCGGATCTCCGGGTACTGCATGAGGATCGCGCCGATCTCGTCGAGGACCTTCTTCGCCTCGTCGGTGAGCTCGCTCTTGTTCGTCTTGAAGGTGACGGTCTGCGCGCAGATCGTTCCGGTGTCGAAGAGTTCCCGTTCCATCGGCGTCACCTCGACGGGGCACCCCTTCTCGTTGACTTTCGCGCCCTTCGGCGAGCCGGGGCACATGTCGATGCCGTCGAAAACGCCGTCGCCGTCCGAATCCTTCGGGCAGCCGTTCGCGTCGACCTTCGCGCCCTTCGGGGTGCCGGGGCAGGTGTCGATGCCGTCGGGGACGCCGTCGCCGTCCGCGTCGAGGCAGCAGCCCTTCGCGTCGACCTTCGCGCCCTTCGGCGATTTCGGACACTTGTCGATGCCGTCGGGGACGCCGTCGCCGTCGCCGTCGAGGCAGCAGCCGTTCATGTCGACCTTCGCGCCCTTCGGTGATTTCGGGCACTTGTCGAGGCCGTCGTATACGCCGTCGCCGTCCGTGTCGATCGGACAGCCCGTGCAATCGACCTCGGCGCCCATCGGCGTGCCGGGGCAACGGTCCCTGTCGTCGGTCACGCCGTCGCCGTCGGTGTCCTTCGCGGCGCAGGCGCCGCGGAAGGGCCAGGGGGTGACGATCCAGCAGAGGGCCTTGCTGTCGGTCCGCTTCACCGCGGTGGTCTTGTCCTTTTTGCCCGCCTCGGCGCCTGACGCGACGAGCGTCACCGCGACGATGGCGACGAGCACTATGAGGAACAGTCTGCGCATGCGCATCCTCCTCGGGTTCGGGTTGTCTTTTGCTGGATGTCGGGAACGGATCCAGCCGCTCCCTGCCCTTATAGCAACATGCGGCATAATCGACAACAATTATTTGCCGGAAGCCACCGTGGCCCCGGCCGCGAGGCCGGGGGGATTTCCGTGGAGGGAAGCGGCGAACTGCGGTATGATGGGTTCGCCGGCTCGCGGGGGGCCGGGGAGGGAGTGCGCGCATGATCCGCCGGCATCGGCTTCCCGTGTCGATATGCCTTTCCGTTCTGCTCGTCGCGGCCGTCGCCGCGTCCCTGCGCGCGACGGTCGGCGGGCCGACGACGATCCGCCTGCTTGGCGTCGACCGGGCGACGGGGCGCGTCTTCTACCTCAACGATCCGCCATACGGCGAGCGGCCGGCGCTGCGCGTGCGCGGCTTCGACCCCGATGCGGCGGGGCTGCCCGCCTGGGAAGAAGTGCCGTTGTGGGACGCCGACACCGCCGAGAAGGATCTGCCGCTGATCCGTCGGTCGATCGAGGCGTTCCGGCGCACTCTCGAGCCCCTCGTTCCCTTCTCCCCGTCGCGGTGGGAGATGGCGGTGGAGGTTCTCCTCGAGGCGGCGCACGAGAGCTTCTGCATGGGCGGCACGGTGCCGCGATACGAGACGCGCGTGGTTTTGACGGCCGACGGGATGAAGGCGACCTTCGACGTCACGGGATACTGCGACCGGGCCGCCTCGGTGCTCGGCTGGTACCGCGTTCCGGGCGACCCCGGCGCGGCGGTGATCGAGTTCGCGTTCACCGGCGATCCCTTCGAGACCTGTTACACGACGGTCGTTCCCGTCGTGCTGCGCGCCCCCTGAGCGGCGCGCCTCCGGGAGGCGTCGATGTCCAGGCCCCATCATCGCGTCTACGTCGTCGAACTCGATCCGGCCGTGCTCGAGGAGAAGCGGTTCCGCGAGGCCAACACAAGCCGCGATCCGGCGAAACCCTGCGTCTACGTCGGCATGACGGGGCTCGATCCAAAGACGCGCTTCGAGAACCACAAGGCCGGCCACAAGGCCAACCGCTACGTGCTCGACTACGGTCTCCGGCTCCTCCCCGGACTCTACGAGGAGTACGACGCCCTCCGGTACCGCGAGGCCGCCGAGATGGAGATCGAGCTTGCGCGCATCCTCCGGCGCCGCGGCTACGCGGTCTGGCAGAAGTGAGGGTTCCCGTGACGATGAGCTCGAAGCGGGAGATCGTCATCCTCGATCCGGCGGCCGGGCGGGACGGCATCCTCGTTCCCGACGGCGATGACGTGTCGGCGCCGGCTCTCCTCGAGTATCTCATCGATCGCTTCACCGCTCCGGGCGGGGTCGTCCTCGATCCCTTCGCCGGCGAGGGGACGACGCTCGTCGTCGCCGGGCGGATGGGGCGCGAGGGGTGGGGGATCGAGCGCGATCCGGGGCGGGCCGATCGGGCGCGGCGGCTGCTCGCCGTGCCGGCCCGGCTTCTCACCGCCGACGCGCGACGCGTTCTCGCGGAGACGGGCAATCCGCCCGGGCGCCGTCCCGCCGCAACGCGCGCCCGCTCCGCCGCGCCCAACTCGTCCGGCGGCGCCGGGCACGCGTTCCCGGCGATCGACCTCTGCCTCTCCTCGCCGCCCTTCATGGAGCGGTGCGAGGCGACGAGCCCCCTCGGCGGGTTGGAGGAACCGCCCCGCGGGTACGAGGCGTACATCGCCGATCTGTGCGGCGTCTACGCGGGCGCATCCCGCCTCCTCAGGCCCGGCGGACGCGTCATCGTCGAGGCGGCGACGATCCGCTCCGCGGCGGGCGTGACCGATCTCGCCGGCGACATCGCGGCCTCCATCGGCACGTGTCTTTTCTTCGAGGGGGAGATCGCCGTCGAGTGGACGGGCACGGGCCGCGGGCGCACCCGATGCCTCGTCTTCGGGGCCGCGGCTGTGTCGGACCGGCCGCGTGCGCGGTCAAAGAAAACGAGACGTCCCGTGTCACGAACAGAGGAGGAGAGATGAGAAACGCTTTCGCCGCGGCGGTCCTCGCCGCCGCGCTCGTCGCCGCGTCCGTCCCCGCCGGGGCGGAAGAGGGATATGCCAGCCTCTATCCCTGCCTCGCCGATCTCGACGGCTGGACCGCGGACGACCCCGAGGGAATGGAGATGAACATGCCGGGGATGTCGAGCGTGCACGCGACGCGGCACTACGAGGCGGAGGGCCGCGAGGCGACCGCGACGATCCTCGTCGGCAACATGGCCGCCGCCGCCGGCATGGGAGGCGGAGCGGCCGCCGCGGGCATGGCGCACGTCGAAACGGACGAGGGGAAGTTCGAGATGCGCGAGGTCGACGGATTCGTGACCTACGTCGTCTTCGACAAGGAGGAGCGCAGGGGCAACGTCACCGTCCACCTCTTCACGGAGGATGAGGGGAAGACCGCCATCTTCGCCCTCGCCTTCGAGGGGATGGGGATCGACGACGGCTATGAACTGGCGCGCAGATTCGACTGGCAGGACATCAAGAAAAGAGTTGCATCGCTCGAATGATTCGCCCACGATTGCGCGGGGAATCGAGGAAGATGAACGCAGCCTCGTCGACCCGGCGGGGCTGCTTCCACATGCGGCAAACGGCGTGACGGACGATCCGGGCGCCGGTCGAAGCGGGAGGGACCGATGATCTCGATCGCGGTCGACGATCGCGTGCGTATCCGGTCGTTCACGCCGGCCGACTGCGACGACCTCGTCCTGTACGCCGACAATCCGGGGATCGCCCGGTTCCTCCGGGACGCCTTTCCCCAGCCCTACACGAGACGCGACGCCCTCGCCTGGGTGCGGATTGCATCGGGCGCCCGGCCCGAGACCGACCTCGCGATCGAGGTCGACGGCCGCTGCGCCGGGGGGATCGGCATCGCCCTGAGACGCGATATCGAGCGGTTCACCGGGGAAATCGGCTTCTGGGTCGGCGAACCCTTCTGGAACCGCGGGATCGCGACGCGGGCGGTTCGCGCGTTCGTCGACTGGTCGTTCCTCGCGTTCGACTTCGCAAGGATCGAGGCCTTCACCTTCGCGGGCAACCCCGCCTCGGCGCGCGTGCTCGAGAAGAGCGGCTTCGTTCGCGAGGGGGTGCGGCGCAGGGCCGCCTTCAAGGATGGCGTCTTCCACGACCTCGTCGTCTTCGCCCGGCTCCGGGAGGAGGCGGCGTGAGCGGCGTTCTGCTCATCCGGCCCTTCCAGGAGGGGGACGAGGAAGAGATCGTCGCCCTCTGGGAGCGGTGTGGCCTCGTCGTGCCGTGGAACGATCCGCGCCGCGACATCGAGCGCAAGCGCGGGGTCGATCCGGAGCTCTTCCTCGTCGGCGAGGCGGCCGGCCGGATCGCGGCCACCTGCATGGCCGGCTACGAGGGGCACCGCGGCTGGATAAACTATCTCGCCGTCGATCCGCCGCTGCGCCGACGCGGGTACGGCGCCCGACTCATGGCCGAGGCCGAGCGGTTGCTCGGGATGCGGGGCTGTCCGAAGATCAACCTGCAGGTGCGCGCGAACAACCGCGACACCGTCGCCTTCTACGAGGCGATCGGGTACCGCGTGGAGGAACTGGTGGACATGGGCAAGCGGCTCGTCGACGACGAATCGCCTTCCGCACGGGGGGGAGAGGAAGGATGACGCGGCGGTTCGTGGTGGGCGTGATGGGTCCGGCCGAGGGCGCCGACGGGGCCTCCCTGGCGGCGGCCCGCGAACTCGGCGCGCTCCTCGCCCGCGAAGGGTGGGTCGTCCTCACCGGCGGGCGCGACGCGGGGGTCATGGGCGCGGTGAACGAGGGGGCGAAGACGGTCGGGGGAAGCCTCACCGTCGGCATCCTCCCGACGGCGAGCGAGGTTGATCCGCCCCACGTCGACATCGTCGTCCGCACCGACATGCACAACGCGCGCAACAACGTCAACGTCCTCTCGAGCGACGCCGTGGTCGCATGCGGCAACGGCGGGGCCGGGACCGTCTCCGAGATCGCCCTCGCCGTCAAGAACGGCCGTCCCGTGGTGCTCCTCGGGGCCGCGCCCGACGTCGAGCGACTCTTCGGGCGACTCGGCGGCGCGCTCGTGACGACGGCGGCGACGCCGGAACAGGCCGTCGAGGCGGTCCGCGAGATCGAGGGGAGGCGCGGATGACCGACGACCGACCGACCGGCATGACGCACGCCGAGCGCCTCGAGCGACTCTTCGACCTCGCGTTCGACATGCTGTGCATCGCCACCTTCGAGGGACGATTCACCTACGTGAATCCCGCCTGGGAGCGGGTGCTCGGTTGGCCGGGCACGGAATTCCTCTCGCGGCAATGGCTGGACTTCGTCCATCCAGACGACAGCGAGACGACGGTCGAGGCGGGCGAGAGGCTGGCGAACGAGGGGCGGCTCGTCGACTTCGAGAACCGCTACCGGACGAAAACGGGCGATTACCGGTGGCTCTCGTGGAATTCGGTCGCCGAGCCGGGACGGGGCGTCATCTACGCCGTCGCTCGGGACGTGACCGAACGGAAGGAGGCCGAACGGGAGCGGCTCGAGGGGGAGGCACGGTTCCACACGCTCCTCGAGCATCTCGCCGACATCGTCTGGATCATCGACCGCGACAGCATCATCCTCTTCGAGACGCCCTCGGCGTGGAAGATGCTCGGCTACGGTCCCGGCGAGCTCGTCGGCAGCAACGGCCTCGACCTCGTCCACCCCGACGACCGCGCGCGCGTCGTCGAGGCCCTCGCCGAGGTGCACGACCGGACGAATCCCTTCGTGCCCACCGAGTTCAGGGTCAGGCACGCCGACGGGTCGTATATCCATTTCGAGGCGATCGCCAACAACCTCATAGACGATCCCGCCGTCGGCGGCGTCGTCGTCACGGCGCGGAACATCAACGAGCGCATGCGGCTCCGCGAACAGCTCCAGCAGGCCCAGAAGATGGAGGCGATCGGACGCCTCGCCGGGGGCGTGGCGCACGACTTCAACAATCTTTTGACGGCGATCATCGGGGGAGCGGAGTTTCTCCTCGCGAGCGGGGAGATCCGGGAGCCCGACGCCGAGACGGTCCGCGACATCCGTGACGCGGGGGAACGCGCGGCGAAGCTCACCCGGCAACTCATGGCCTTCAGCCGCAGACAGCTCTTCGAGGTCCGCGTCGTCGACGTCAACCATCTCGTCGGGGATCTCCGGAAAATGCTCGAGCGGATGATCCGGGAGGACATCGAGCTCGTCACCGACCTCGCGAGCGAGCGCGGACTCGTCGAGACCGACCCGACGCAGCTCGATCACGCGCTCATCAACCTCGTCATCAACGCGCGCGACGCCACGCCGGCAGGCGGGCGGATCACGATCAGGACGGCGGATCTACGAATCGGGGAGGGGGAAAGGAACGGCGGGGCCGGGTTGCCGCCCGGATCCTACGTCTCCATCGCCGTCTCGGATACCGGACAGGGGATTCCTGAGGAGCTGCACGGCAAGATCTTCGATCCCTTCTTCACCACCAAGGAGCGGGAGAAGGGGACGGGTCTGGGACTGGCGATCGTCTACGGGATCGTGAAACAGCACGGCGGCGTCGTCCGCGTCGAGAGCGAACCGGGGCGGGGGGCGACCTTCACGATCATCCTGCCGATTGTCGATCGGGCGGCGGAAAACGAGGCGGAACGAGCCGGGGACGGCGAGATCCCGCGCGGCACGGAGACCGTTCTCGTCGCCGAGGACGAGCTGTCCGTGCGCAAGCTCGTGGTCCACGCGCTCGAGTCGTTCGGTTACACCGTGCTCACCGCCCGGGATGCCGGGGAGGCCGTCAGGCTCGCCGCCGAGCACCGCGACCGGCTGCGACTCCTCGTCACCGACGTCGTGATGCCGGTCATGAACGGCCGCGAGCTCTTCGAGCGCCTGCGCGGGGAGGTCGAGGGGCTCCGCGTCCTCTTCATGTCGGGCTATACCGAGGAGATCATCTCGGCGGAGGATCTCGCCGGGCCCGGGGCGGCCTTTCTCCAGAAGCCCTTCATGGCGGACGGGCTCGCCCGCGCCGTGCGCGGCGTTCTCGACGCGGGAACGAACGGACGGGAGTTTTCGTGAGCAACGGAAGGGAGCCTTCATGAGATTCACGTCGATCGCCTGCGCGCTGCTGGCATTGGCGGTTGCCTGCACGGCCAAACCGCCCGGGGAGGACGGGCGCGTCCGCGGACTCCACGAGATCTCCCGCGCCCAGCGCCATGTCTTCATGAAGGGATGGACGGGCGACTGGAGCGGCCACGAATCCGACCAGGAGAAGGGGCTTCCCGCGCCACCGATCGAGAAGCCCTGGCCGCCCGACGCCGTCCTCGTCGATCTCGTCGACGCCGATTCCCTCGTCTCGGGCGTCATGCCGTTGCAAGAGGCGATCGGGCGACGACGTTCGCGGCGCTCCTTCACCGACGGGGCGCTCACCCGCGAGGAGCTGAGCTACCTGCTCTGGTCGACCCAGGGGATCTCGCGGATCGTGCGCGGCGAGGACGGAACCGTCAGGCGGCACTACCGGACCGTCCCGTCGGGGGGCGCCCGGCACCCCTTCGAGACCTACCTGCTCGTCAACCGCGTGGACGGCATTCCGCCCGGGCTCTACCGCTACCTCGCCGTCGAGCACCGACTCCTCTTCCTCCGCGACGTCGATCGGCCGGTCGACGAGATGGCCGATATCTGCCGCGGGCAGCGGTTCGTCGGCGAGGGAGCCGCCGTCTTCATCTGGGCGGCGGTCCCGTACCGGACCGAATGGCGGTATTCCTTCGTCGCCCACCGGGACATACTGATGGAGGCGGGGCACATCTGCCAGAATCTCTACCTGGCAACCGAGTCGATCGGGGGCGGGACCTGCGCGATCCTCGGCTACGACCAGGAGGGCCTCGACCGTTTCATCGGCGTCGACGGCGACGAGGAGTTCGCCGTCTATCTCGCGCCCGTCGGCAGGATCGAGCGATAGGAGGACGCCGGGCAGTCCGGGAAAGCACCGTCCCGCTCCACCCCGCGGCGGCCGGGACAGACGGATTTCACGGGAGGGAACGATGAACGACACGACGACCACGAAGGTCCCGGCGATCGAATCCCGCGCCGGCTCCTGCGACGGCAACGGCCGGGAATCGGTGAAACGCTCCTTTCTCGAGCTGCGTCTCGCAACGGTCATCGCCACGATACTGACGGCGCCGATCTCCCGGGCGGGACAATTCTCCGACCGGGGCGGGTTCTTCGGCTTCCACTGGAAGATGTTCACCCTCGCCTGCTGGCTGCTGATCGCGGGGCCGGCCGCCTGGGGCTCGATGCACGTCCACCTGATCGCGACGCGGGGCAAACAACCCCGCATCCCGGACATGCTCGCCGTCGCCGGACGCGGGGAGGTCGCGCGATGAGGGGAAGAGAGGTTGAACGCCGCCGGGTCGTGACCGACGAGCCGATGCAGGTCGATCCCTCGCTCCTCGGGCGGGCGCTCGCCTCGCCCTGGCGCCGCGGGGCCGCGATCGCCGTCGATTTCGCCATCGCGTTCGTCGTGCTCGTCGCCGTCGCCGCCGTCATTTCGGGGGCGCGCCACCCGGCGTTGCGGCGGGCCGCCATCGCCGGCGTCACCGGCGGACGCGCCGCGGCCGATTCGGCCGGTTTCCACCTCGAACTGCTGCGCGTCGTCGGCGAGGCCAGCCCCGAGGCGGTCCCCCCGGAGATCCGCGGCGCGGTCGAGGAGGGAGACGCCGCCGCCGTCAATCGCTGGGTGCAGGAGAACGACGTCTCGGTTGTCATCGAGATGGTGACGGGCAGGCCGTCAGTCTTCGACACGGAACAGAGGATGTTCCGCATCCGCTCCGACGTCCTCTTCGGCTCCTTCGGCCCCTTCCTGAGCGGCTTCACCGCGTTCATCGTCTACTTCACCGTCCTCTCCTGGGCGTTCCGCGGCCGGACGCCGGGGAAGGCGCTCTTCGGGATGCAGGTCGCGCGGCTCGACGGCCGCCCGCTGCGGTTCATGGACGCCTTCGGACGGGCCGCCGGATACGCGGCGAGCGCCTCGTCGCTCTCGCTCGGTTTCCTCGAGGCCTTCTGGCACCCGAACCGCCAGGCCGTCCACGACCGGATCGCCGGCACGGTCGTCCTGCGCGTCAGGCGCGGAGCGGCCGCGGCCCTGATCCTCCTCCTGCTCGCCGCCGGTTCGCCGGCGGCCGCGGCGGCGGGAGACGCTCCGGCGATCCCCCGGAACATCATCTTTCTCATCGGGGACGGGATGGGCGCGGGGGCCGTCACGGCGGC includes:
- a CDS encoding OmpA family protein, which encodes MRRLFLIVLVAIVAVTLVASGAEAGKKDKTTAVKRTDSKALCWIVTPWPFRGACAAKDTDGDGVTDDRDRCPGTPMGAEVDCTGCPIDTDGDGVYDGLDKCPKSPKGAKVDMNGCCLDGDGDGVPDGIDKCPKSPKGAKVDAKGCCLDADGDGVPDGIDTCPGTPKGAKVDANGCPKDSDGDGVFDGIDMCPGSPKGAKVNEKGCPVEVTPMERELFDTGTICAQTVTFKTNKSELTDEAKKVLDEIGAILMQYPEIRVEIGGHTDAAGPEAFNQTLSEKRAKSVLAYLKAKYPKLAAGIAATKGYGESKPIADNGTAAGRAKNRRVEFKVLNMEDFKCKMKERGYEVK
- a CDS encoding GNAT family N-acetyltransferase — protein: MISIAVDDRVRIRSFTPADCDDLVLYADNPGIARFLRDAFPQPYTRRDALAWVRIASGARPETDLAIEVDGRCAGGIGIALRRDIERFTGEIGFWVGEPFWNRGIATRAVRAFVDWSFLAFDFARIEAFTFAGNPASARVLEKSGFVREGVRRRAAFKDGVFHDLVVFARLREEAA
- a CDS encoding GNAT family acetyltransferase → MLIRPFQEGDEEEIVALWERCGLVVPWNDPRRDIERKRGVDPELFLVGEAAGRIAATCMAGYEGHRGWINYLAVDPPLRRRGYGARLMAEAERLLGMRGCPKINLQVRANNRDTVAFYEAIGYRVEELVDMGKRLVDDESPSARGGEEG
- a CDS encoding LOG family protein — its product is MGPAEGADGASLAAARELGALLAREGWVVLTGGRDAGVMGAVNEGAKTVGGSLTVGILPTASEVDPPHVDIVVRTDMHNARNNVNVLSSDAVVACGNGGAGTVSEIALAVKNGRPVVLLGAAPDVERLFGRLGGALVTTAATPEQAVEAVREIEGRRG
- a CDS encoding PAS domain S-box protein, with the protein product MTDDRPTGMTHAERLERLFDLAFDMLCIATFEGRFTYVNPAWERVLGWPGTEFLSRQWLDFVHPDDSETTVEAGERLANEGRLVDFENRYRTKTGDYRWLSWNSVAEPGRGVIYAVARDVTERKEAERERLEGEARFHTLLEHLADIVWIIDRDSIILFETPSAWKMLGYGPGELVGSNGLDLVHPDDRARVVEALAEVHDRTNPFVPTEFRVRHADGSYIHFEAIANNLIDDPAVGGVVVTARNINERMRLREQLQQAQKMEAIGRLAGGVAHDFNNLLTAIIGGAEFLLASGEIREPDAETVRDIRDAGERAAKLTRQLMAFSRRQLFEVRVVDVNHLVGDLRKMLERMIREDIELVTDLASERGLVETDPTQLDHALINLVINARDATPAGGRITIRTADLRIGEGERNGGAGLPPGSYVSIAVSDTGQGIPEELHGKIFDPFFTTKEREKGTGLGLAIVYGIVKQHGGVVRVESEPGRGATFTIILPIVDRAAENEAERAGDGEIPRGTETVLVAEDELSVRKLVVHALESFGYTVLTARDAGEAVRLAAEHRDRLRLLVTDVVMPVMNGRELFERLRGEVEGLRVLFMSGYTEEIISAEDLAGPGAAFLQKPFMADGLARAVRGVLDAGTNGREFS
- a CDS encoding SagB/ThcOx family dehydrogenase translates to MKGWTGDWSGHESDQEKGLPAPPIEKPWPPDAVLVDLVDADSLVSGVMPLQEAIGRRRSRRSFTDGALTREELSYLLWSTQGISRIVRGEDGTVRRHYRTVPSGGARHPFETYLLVNRVDGIPPGLYRYLAVEHRLLFLRDVDRPVDEMADICRGQRFVGEGAAVFIWAAVPYRTEWRYSFVAHRDILMEAGHICQNLYLATESIGGGTCAILGYDQEGLDRFIGVDGDEEFAVYLAPVGRIER